The genome window TCAACGATTCTAGGGTAAATAATTGAAGTAATTAAAAAACCAGATATTACAAAAAAAACATCTACACCAACAAAACCACCTGAAAAAAGTGCTATACCTGCATGATTCAAAATAACGGTAAATACTGCTATCGTTCTTAAGCCATCAATATCACTACGATAATTCAAAACACATCCTCTATTAATCTTGCTCTATTTGATTTAAAACTGACATTAACCATGGTAAATCGTCAGTGGTAGAATACTGCCAATTAAACTTTCTTGGAGGCTTACTGGTTAAACGTTCTAATTTTACATATTTATATTTTTCATTAATGGCTACATGCTGTGCCTGACATAAATTGGAGATTTTTTTAAATACAGACAAGGTGTTAGTCTTTAGTCGCCCACCCTCAATTTTCTCAACATATAAGCCTTTTCCCATCATAGATGCGACATCACAGGTATGTTGTCGGTCTGACCAAGCGTCGAGCTCCTCTTGCTTACTATTTTGCAATGACACTAAATATTTAGGAATTATTTGCCCCTTAATTTTGCCTTTTGGAGCAATAAAAATTCCTTTTTCTGCGATAAAGTCTGCAAACGCAACTAATAACTGACGTGACTTATCACTATTTGTTAGCCAGTAATAACGCCATAGATTATCCGCCAAAAGCGCCATCATCCAAGGTGAGCAGGTGGGGGACTCATCTCCCCAACCTTCATGAGCATTAAATGTGTGCTGAGGACAATTACTTACCGGCCATTGATTCTCAGGTGTAAAAGTCATCGCAAGTAACGTATTAATTAATTCTTCAATTCTATCTTTAGCACTTTGCTTATTAGTTAATTCCCAATAACTTATCGCAACATTAAGCGCCGCAGCATGATGACGCTCAGTCCAAAAGCCGCGCCCCGTTGAATAGCCAGCATCCCATGAAAGCGATGCGTTATATAACCTTCCTAGAACGTCCAACGAAGATTCGCTGTAATTTAACAAGTGATGATAAACTAAAGACCGGCCCATCAAATACTTAACATCTTCAGGTTTTGCCAGCTTGAAAAACCCCTCATCATCTATCTGGCTTTTATAAAAAGTCACAAAACGATCGGCATAGCGCTTCCATTGATGGTTGTTAGTCGCAAGATACAATTGATAAAACGCCTGCGGCCTGTCGTAAAGCCACTGACTCGCTTTATTGCGAGGATAGTTGTTTTTTGTCAATGCCTCTTCATCGGCCAGATAAGTTGCCGTTAAAGATTGAATACTACGGTACCATGTATCGTCAACATTTAAGTCATCTGTTAGCAACAAAGCTTTTCTTAGCCAAGAGCTATTCGGATAAATAATGCGACTATTTAATTTCTCACTTTTACTGGTTTCTGAAAGTAACTTTGTGCCTGTTTGCCATCTCAAAGTTAATAACTTAGTAGAAGGTTTAGTTAACAGTTTGATGTTGAGAATTCTGACGTACTGATACTTTTGATTGGCAGAATTTGGCCATAGAAGTGTATAGCTCACCTCTGCTGGAATTCTTATATTGTTATCATAAATATTAATGTTACTCGAAATAGTAACAGTGTTTTGTGGTACCAGCAGTGAGAAACTGCCATCTAACTGCGGTACAGTTAAAGCAATACTGCCTTGCTCCTGTGCACTGGCACTAGTAACAGCAACTAGAAAAAAAGCACACAAGAACATCACTCTCATAAACGCCATAAGAGCCACCATTAATCGATATATAATTGATTATATTTATCAGCACATGCTGACAATGAAAACTGTCGCTCTATTTTTTGTCGACCAACGGCACCATATTGCTCGATGACAGCTTTGTCATCCAATATTGTTTTAATCAAAGAAGCTAACGTTTCATCGTCATTATACTCAAACAACAAACCATTTCTTTGATGCTCAACCAATTTAGGATTACCGCCAACCTTAGTTGCTATTACTGGACAGTAATATGCCATCGCTTCAATTATTGCTAACGATAATCCCTCTGTTTCAGAAGTCACCACCATGACATCAAAGCTATTGTATATCGTATTTCTATTAGCCACCATGCCATGAAAAACGATATTCGATGATCTCAGCTGCTCTTCACTAAATTGCTGTAATTCATTTAAACATGGTCCATCACCAAAGAAATGGATCTCAATTGCCTTTTGTGTTTCCGGCGCTAATCGCGCTACTGCACGCAATAAACTTATTTGATTTTTTAACGATACCATACGGCCAACAGAGCCTAAGCGTAAACCTGTGAACTGAGTTTTTTCTGGCTGAAACTCAGTTAAATTAACACCATTATCGATAACATGCTTAGTCATATTATGCCAACCATGAGAGCGTTCGAACACCTGTGCGCCTTCTTTTGAGACAAAACTCATTTGATCTACAAAATAACGGGCAATTTTATGTGTCCAACGCCAAGTGCTACCAGCTAATGGATCTGCACCATGGCGGGTATAAACAATTTTTTTACTTCGACAAAAAAGCAACACTGGTAATAAAAACTTTAATGGGTATGGCGAATGAAAATGTATGACATCAAAAATTTTAAGCGCCTTATATGCACTGCGCCATTTATTCAATTTGCCAGATTGGGTGTGAAAAACCTCAATTTCGCCGTTTTCGCATTCTTTTACTAATGGATCACTACTCTGACCAAATGATAAAATCGCAACATTAGCTCCTTTATTTCGCTGTACCTGACATAAGTCAATGACAAAGCGCTCTGCTCCCCCTACTTCCAAGCTCGAGACAATGTGTAGAACTGCAGTTGAATTTTGATTACCGTCCATTGTTAATAATTAGTTTCTAAATTTTGACAATTATGCGGTAACATAACGATGACTTCCAGCTTTATTAAAGTATAAACTCAAGAAAAATAGGCTGATTGGCTATCATAATTAACAAGAGTTCTAATGAGCGTTATTTGTAAAAAAATTGAAAATACTGAGCAGTTAATCTCGCTAGAAAAACAGTGGGAAAATTTAAACAATCGCGCTAACCATGGTTGCATTTTCACCTCTCCGCTATGGCTATTAACTTGGTACAAAACATATTGGCAAAACAATTGGCAACTGAACTGTTATGCCTTTTTTCATCAAGATAATTTAGTAGCATTGTTCCCTTTTTACTATCAGCGTAACAATAACTGGATTGAGCAAAATAATTTATTTTTACTCGGTCAGGGAGAGCCTGAAGCGATGGAAGTTGCCTCTGAGTATGTGGATCTATTAATTTTAAAACCATTTAAAGATGATGTTTTTAATTTATTTTTTGAACAAAAGTGGCAAACAAACCTTAATAGTTTTTTCAGCAGAGCAATTAAACCAGAAGCAAATATCACCAGCCTTATACAAGCAGATACGACAATCTTCAGTCAACAAAATGCAGGGACCCGCTACTATATAGCCACTAACAACTGGAACATAAAGACATTAAGCAAAAACAACGTCAATCGCTATAAACGTTCTCGTAACCAACTTGCAAAATTAAATGCCGAATTTTATTGGGTTTCCCCTAAACAACACACCAGTTACTGGCATAAGATGAAACAATTTCATCAAACTAGGTGGCAAAAGAAAAAATTGCCCGGGGCTTTTAGTAGCAAACAATTCGAAAGCTTTCATTTAACGTTGTTAGCACAGCGTGATAAAACGGCTATCAGTGCGTTATCTGTTAATGGCGAAGTTATCGCCATTCATTATTATTTACAGGATGAAAATACTTGTTATTTTTATCAAAGTGGCTGGAATGAGGAAAAATACAACAAATTATCTCCGGGTTTCGCCTTACATTTATGGTCAATCGAGCACTGCAACAAACAATACTACGATTTTATGATGGGGCCTGTGAATGATAGCTATAAGGGTAAATTTAAGTGTCAAGAATCCCCGATGTATAACTTGGCTATAAATTTTTCACCCGTTAGAAATAAAGTCGCTAAAATTTTGCAGAAGATAGCGACTAACTAGCATATAATGCCGAGCGTATCGTAGCCGTATATAAGGAATTTGCCATCAATGACGAGAAGATTACCAATAGTTAAGGAAAAAAACGCCACTGTCGCATTTTTCTTTTTGGTGCTTTATACAATTTTTGTCTTAGTCCGTCCTCATGAGTTTTCTTATGAAACGTCTAACTGGATTATTATTAAGGTACTCGCGCTTACCACCATATTGTTAACGGTTTTAACACTAAGACCAATTAACTTGATGCCGCAGCACTATTTATTATTTTCACTGATCCCACTTATCATTGCTTCTGGTTTATTAAATGGCTGGCTTAGTGGTGGTTTATATCAAGCAAATATCATGATCGTCAGTTCCGCTATTCCTTTTTTTCTCTTTAGCAATTGCGTTACCAGCATACAACGACAACATATCATCATGTATCTCTGCTTAATTGCAGCTCTGATCATGATTTACAATGGCCACCTACAATTTTCAAGTTACAACGGTGAATATGGCACCGGAATAGGAGGAAGCCGAAGCGTCGGTAGTGTCGCTCGCCAGGAAATTCGTATTACTTATTTTGGCTTTTTTAGCGACCCAAATGATCTGGGCATGTTTTTAGTAATGAACTTTCCATTTGCGCTTTATTTCTTGCATCAGGGAAATTTCCTCAAAAAAATGATCATGCTCGGTGTGATTACCGCCATCTTCTATGGCGTGTATATGACTGGTTCTCGAGGCACTCTACTTGGTATTATAGGCATAGTAGGTGTTTATTTTCTCTTTACCAAGGCTGGTACCAAACTCATTATCTTTTCCATAGTTGTTGCCCCTTTAGTCGCAACACTATTAGCTTCTTTTGGCGGCATGTCCTCCTCAGAGTCTTCCGCCCATGGCCGGTTAGATGCCTGGTATGTGGGCGTTCACATGCTGTTGAGTAACCCCATTTTCGGCATAGGTATGGGTAATTTCATTGAAGAACATAATTTGGTTGCTCACAATTCGTATATACATATCGCTGCTGAATTAGGTGTATTAGGTTACTCAATCTGGGGAGGCGTACTCATCCTTTCGATGTTAGTTGGCTTTTTACTAATGAAGAAATATTCCACACTTGATGATGATTCAGCATCTGAGCAACGTCAAAAAGAATACCAACAAGAACTTACAATCAATAAAACTATCTTTTTTTCGATGGTCGGATTTATGATCACCGCTTTTTTCTTAAGTAGAAGTTACAGTCTATTGTTATTTATTTTCTTGGGCCTTTTAACGGCAAGTCATTTAAGAATATTAAAAATAAGACCAGAACTTAAAGAGTTATTCTCTGCGGCAATGGTTTTCAAAAGTATCAGATACTCATGGTTAATCATTTTTACCGTATTCATCGCGATGAAAATTGGCCTCTAAGCAACAGATAAGACAACAATGATTAAACAATTATTTGCCAGTTCATTTTTCCGACTGTTAGAAAATATTATTATGGTAGCAATTTCATTATTGCTAACCCCTTTTTTTATTAAAACCTTAGGCACTAACGACTATGGTTTATGGCTACTGACGTTATCAATTTTAGGCTGGTTTAATGTCATTGATTTGGGATTTCCTGCTGCCGTACAACGACAAGTTACGATCGCACTGGAAAAGAAAAATGACACCCATATCAATACAATATTTTCTACCAGTATTATGCTATTTGGCACCTTAGGCGCAATTTCCAGCCTAGGCTTATTTGCCGTGGCTCAATTTCCGGAAATACTCGATGTTAACAATGCCAACCAAATCACCTTTTCAGCGATAACCACAGTACTAATAATTAAAGTGCTGTGGGATTTTTTTATGAATGCCTTCCACGGCTTTTTTTCAGGCATGTTACGTTATGATATTGACGCCAACATTTCTTCTTTTAACTCCATTGTAAAAGCGGTTTTAGTCTTTATCCTCATTCCTGAAATGCATATCTGGGGAGCGGTGGCGGCGACACTAGTCGCGGATTTTCTCAGTAACATATTAAAAATTGTTTACGTGAAAAAGCTATATCCTCCGTTAGTGTTTCGCCTTTCCTTGATTAGTGTTAGTGAATTGAAAGAATTATTTCATTTCTCAAAACATGTTATCGCTAGTGGCGTCGCTAGCTCAATTAATACCAAGTCAGCACCAATATTAGTTACTAAATTATTTGAATTAACCTTAGTTCCTATATACAGCATAGCTAATCGGCTAAGTACATTAGTTGAAGGATTTGCCAAATCGATCAGCGCAATATTTCAGCCGGTCTTTACTCGTATGGTCGCTCGAAAAGAAAACATGGAAGTCATGTTTCACGAAGTTTCTCTCATTAACATTACAGTTTATAGTATCTTATATCAGACGCTATTCGTTTTTGGCGGGGTTTTCATTATTTTATGGGTTGGCAAAGAATTCGAAGATTCCGTTTGGTTAATGAACATTCTAGTTTTTACATTTCTCTGTCGTGCACTCAGCTGGTCAACCAAAGCAGTATTACTGGCGCAAGCCAATCACAAACTGTTAGCGCTGACAAATTTATCCGGTGCTATTTGTAACATAATCAGCTCAATTGTTTTATCCCACTACTTTGGCCTTATTGGCATCGCGTTAGGATCTGCAATAGGCTTTTTTATGACTGATGTCGTTTTTAACCTTTTATTATTGAAACGATACAATAATTTTAACTTAACACCGGTATTAAAAGGCTTTCTGCTATCGATAGTATTAACCTATAGTGTAGGCATAATCGGCCAATACCTTTTAGCCAACTACATGGCTCACAATTGGCTAATGCTGATTACATCTGGTATCGTTTTATGTCCCTTTATTGTGCTGATTAATTGGTTAGTCTTGCTTAATAAAGACATCAAACAAAAAACAATTACGACAATAGCGGCAAAATTACCTTTTTTAAAAGCAACTTAAGTGATTAATATGGATTTTTATACCCCACTATTTAGGCATGTGATCATGCCTGTCTATGACAAAATAAAGGGCAAAAACTTAATTCCACTGCTCAATGAATACCAGCAACACCTAACTTGGAACAGTGAACAATTACAACAATGGCAATGGCTTGAACTGCAAAAGTTGCTCAAGCACGCTTTTGAACACACGACGTTTTATCCAAAGATTTGGAAAAATGCCGGAATTGAGTCTTTTCAGGATATTCAATCATTTGCAGATTTTGAAAAATTGCCATTAGTCACTAAATCAGATATCAGAACACACTATAAAGAGTTTACCAGTGATATTCACCCGAACAATGTAAAAAAATCTACAGGTGGTTCAACCGGACAACCTTTTACATTTGAACTAGATTTAACCAGTAATACGCGAAGAGAAGCCGTTATGTGGCGTGGGTATGGTTGGTTAGGTGCAGGGCTTGGAGTGAAAACCCTTTATCTATGGGGAGCAGATTTAGGTAATCCTAGTCAGGCTAAATCAATTAAAAATGCGCTTTATCATGGCTTTTATCATAGAAAAATGCTCAATTCTTTTGCGATGAACCAGAACAACATGCAATCATATATTGATGATATTAATCAATATCAAGCTGATGCGATAGTTTCTTATGTAAACCCTTTATATGAATTAGCTCGTTATGTTTTAACGCACAATTGCCAAGTTAAAGCCCCGAAAAGAATATTAACTGGTGCAGAGCAGTTACATGACTTTCAAAGAGACACCATAGAAAAAGCCTTCAAGGCACCTGTTTATAATACTTTCGGTTGTAGAGAGTTTATGCTGATTGCAGCCGAATGCCAGCAGCAACGAAATTTACACATAAACTCAGATCACTTAATCGTAGAAGTTGTTGATCAACAACAAAAATCGGTCATAGGAGAATCAGGAGACCTTGTTATCACCGATTTATATAACTATGGCATGCCGTTAATAAGATATATCAATGGCGATAAAGCAACGCTGGAAAATAGTACTTGTAGTTGTGGTAATCCTCTGCCACTGATCAGTAGTATTGATGGACGTAAGCTCGATATCATTAAAACACCTTCTGGCGCTACCATACCAGGAGAGTTATTTCCTCATATGTTCAAAGAATTTAATGGTATTGAACGTTTTCAAGTTATTCAGAAAGAATTAGACCGTATTACCATTAAGCTAGTTTGCAACGAACAATTTTCCCCTCAAAATGAGCAAGCTATTTATGATGAGATCAATAAATACAGTAAAAATGACTTAATGATTAATATTGAAAAAGTAGCAGAGATTCCATTAACTAAAACAGGCAAGCATAGGGTGACTATCTGTGAAGTCTAGTCAAACTAAGTTACTTATTATTACTAATTTATTCCCCCTGCCTTGGGAACCAAATAGAGCAACATTTAATAAACAGCAATTTGAAGCATTAGCTACTGCCTACGATCTTTACTTTATCATACCGATCGCATTTATTGACTGGTTCAAACATAGGAAGGAAATTAAGCAGACGAGCAATAAACGTTATGTCCCCTACTTTTTTACTCCCAAAATTGGCCGCCGCTTATACTCGCTTTATATGTTTCTTTCCATTGTTTGCCATTCCGGTTTTTGGTTAAAACAATTAAGACCACAAAAAATCTTAGCTAGTTGGGCTTTTCCTGATGCCGTCGCATCTAGCTGGTTGAGTAAGTTATTTAAAGCGGACTTTTATTTTAAAGTTCACGGCAGTGACATTGATATTCAATGTCAGCATCAAGCTAGAGCTCAACAAGTAGTAAAAATGAGCAAAACAGCAAAAGGGATTTTATCAGTATCTCAAGCGTTAGCGACAAAAATGATCGCTCTTGGCATAGATAAAGACAAAATTCAGGTGATTTACAATGGCGTTAATCATGAAAAATTCACTCAACCAACAGCAGCGCCATACAGTAATGACTATTTATTATTTATAGGTAACTTAAAGTACGATAAAGGTGTGATGGAACTGCTCAATGGTTTCAATAAGGTTCATCAAACACACCCGAAATTACATTTGGTTTTTGCTGGCAACGGGGTAATGAAGAATCAAATAATGGCACTTTGCAAGCAATACAACATATCCGATAAAGTGACATTGTTAGGCGCAATTAATCACGATGAGATTCCTCAATGGCTTAACCATTGCACCGCGTTGGCCTTGCCAAGCTACCACGAAGGTGTACCCAATGTATTACTAGAAGCAATGGCTTGTGGTAAGCCAGTGATAGCAACCAAAGTAGGTGGAATACCTGAAATCATCAATGAAAGCATCTGCGGCAAACTCATTGAAAAAGAAAATGACCTCGCAGTAGCTGACGCGATCAATTTCATTTTGGCCAATCATTGGAACAAATGTGCTATTCAAAAACATAGCCAACAATTTTCATGGCAAAAAAACAAAACACAATTAATTGAGCTAATTGAAAGTAAATGATTTTTCCCAAGCAACGATTTTGCTAGCATATGGGAAAATTACGGTAACAGACAATAATATTAATAAAGGCTTTAAGCTAAATGAATATTCTATTTCATCATAGAACCAGAGGAAAAGGCGCTGAAGGGGTACACATTCGCGGTGTCACTAAGGGACTACGTCAGTTAGGCCATCAGGTTAGCATTTTATCTTTACCAGGTGCGGAGCCGGAAACCGAAGAGGATCAAAGTGCTAAAAAACAAATTCCTCCCAAAAAGAGCGGATTAGTCGCCTCATTAACAAACCTAACCAAATATACACCCGAGTTTGTATTCGAATTAATTGAAATTCTATTTAATATAATTTCTGCCTTTAGGGTACGCAAAGCAGTTAATGAAACTAACGCTGAGATGATTTACGAGCGATATTCACTATTTTTATTTTCATCTGTTTGGTGGGCTAAAAAACGTAATATTCCCATCGTATTAGAAATTAATGACTCTTGTTTAGTACATCGTGTCAGAAAGTTATTTTTTGTCTCATTAGCCAAAAAGTTTGAGCGTTGGATATTTAAAAATGCCACAGGCTTAGTATTTATTTCCAGTGAATTTCAACAAATTGCCCAACAAGAATTTGGTGAAATCGCACCTTCGGTCATTTCCCCTAATGCTGCAGACCTAGATGCCTTTATTATCGATGATGAAAAAGCAACAAAGTTACGTCAGCAGCTTAATATCAATGATAAAACCGTTATCGGCTATGTTGGAGCATTTGTCCACTGGCATGGCATCGATTGGTTTGTCGATATCATTGCAGATAAATTAAAGCAGTACCCTGATATCGTATTGCTGTTAATCGGTGATGGTGTTAGCTTTGCCCCGATTCAGCAACGCATTAAGCAAGCAGATATTGAAAATCAAGTAATTCTCACGGGACGAGTTGATCATAAAGAAGTAAGTACCTACTTATCAGCTATGGATTTTGGTATATTACCAGATTCAAATAACTATGGTTCGCCGATGAAGTTATTTGAGTTTATGGCAATGGGCAAAGGCATGGTTGCGCCAGACTTTACCCCTATTGCTGAAGTGGTCAAAGACAACGAAACAAGCTGGTTATTCGCTGCTGGCGATAGACAAGCTTGTATTGATAAAACGCTAGCTATCGCCGAAAATAACGCATTGCAAAAGCAAGTGGGAAAAAATGCTCGTTCCTATATAGAAAACGAACGTCAATGGAAACATAATGCTCAACAATTGTTATCTCTTATTAGCTTATAAGCAACATCTCGATTAAAGGAATAAAAATAAATGTTATTAACGTTGCTCGTTCTTATTATCACAATATCGTTAGCATTAGTGTTAATTATTAGAAAGAAACATATGCATTTATGGCTTGGCCATTACCTTAAACGTAAACTATTTCTTTCATCGAACACAGATGGAACTAAGCACATCATGTTTTGTTTTGTCGATCATTATGAACCTATGTGGGGTAAGGATGTTTCTTATCAGCAAGAATGTGATCGTGTCGAACGTTGGCATCAAGATTATCCAAAAGTAGCTAAACAATTTAAAGATGCCGACGGTTGTTACCCCAAACACTCATTTTTCTATCCTGAAGAAGAATATCGTCGTGAACATTTAGATAAGATCACTGACCTTTGCGCCCAAGGGATGGGGGAAATTGAAATTCATTTACATCACCATAATGACACCAGCGAAAACTTGCGCAATACGCTAGAGCGCTTCACTGAAACACTTCATGAAAATCATGGTGCATTTGTTAGAGATGAACAAAGTGGAAAATTACAGTATACCTTTATTCATGGTAATTGGTGCTTAGATAACAGCCTACCCAGTGGTAATATGTGCGGTGTTAATGATGAATTAATCGTATTAAAAGAAACTGGTTGTTATGCTGATTTTACCTTTCCATCTGCTCCTAGCCCAACACAGCCAGCAATGGTTAATGAAATCTATTATGCCAAAGATGACCCTGAAAAACCTAAATCACATAATACCGGGAAAGTGGTCACCGTTGGAGGCAATCCTTGGGGAGAT of Thalassotalea insulae contains these proteins:
- a CDS encoding glycosyltransferase family 4 protein — encoded protein: MDGNQNSTAVLHIVSSLEVGGAERFVIDLCQVQRNKGANVAILSFGQSSDPLVKECENGEIEVFHTQSGKLNKWRSAYKALKIFDVIHFHSPYPLKFLLPVLLFCRSKKIVYTRHGADPLAGSTWRWTHKIARYFVDQMSFVSKEGAQVFERSHGWHNMTKHVIDNGVNLTEFQPEKTQFTGLRLGSVGRMVSLKNQISLLRAVARLAPETQKAIEIHFFGDGPCLNELQQFSEEQLRSSNIVFHGMVANRNTIYNSFDVMVVTSETEGLSLAIIEAMAYYCPVIATKVGGNPKLVEHQRNGLLFEYNDDETLASLIKTILDDKAVIEQYGAVGRQKIERQFSLSACADKYNQLYID
- a CDS encoding GNAT family N-acetyltransferase; this encodes MSVICKKIENTEQLISLEKQWENLNNRANHGCIFTSPLWLLTWYKTYWQNNWQLNCYAFFHQDNLVALFPFYYQRNNNWIEQNNLFLLGQGEPEAMEVASEYVDLLILKPFKDDVFNLFFEQKWQTNLNSFFSRAIKPEANITSLIQADTTIFSQQNAGTRYYIATNNWNIKTLSKNNVNRYKRSRNQLAKLNAEFYWVSPKQHTSYWHKMKQFHQTRWQKKKLPGAFSSKQFESFHLTLLAQRDKTAISALSVNGEVIAIHYYLQDENTCYFYQSGWNEEKYNKLSPGFALHLWSIEHCNKQYYDFMMGPVNDSYKGKFKCQESPMYNLAINFSPVRNKVAKILQKIATN
- a CDS encoding O-antigen ligase family protein → MTRRLPIVKEKNATVAFFFLVLYTIFVLVRPHEFSYETSNWIIIKVLALTTILLTVLTLRPINLMPQHYLLFSLIPLIIASGLLNGWLSGGLYQANIMIVSSAIPFFLFSNCVTSIQRQHIIMYLCLIAALIMIYNGHLQFSSYNGEYGTGIGGSRSVGSVARQEIRITYFGFFSDPNDLGMFLVMNFPFALYFLHQGNFLKKMIMLGVITAIFYGVYMTGSRGTLLGIIGIVGVYFLFTKAGTKLIIFSIVVAPLVATLLASFGGMSSSESSAHGRLDAWYVGVHMLLSNPIFGIGMGNFIEEHNLVAHNSYIHIAAELGVLGYSIWGGVLILSMLVGFLLMKKYSTLDDDSASEQRQKEYQQELTINKTIFFSMVGFMITAFFLSRSYSLLLFIFLGLLTASHLRILKIRPELKELFSAAMVFKSIRYSWLIIFTVFIAMKIGL
- a CDS encoding oligosaccharide flippase family protein, yielding MIKQLFASSFFRLLENIIMVAISLLLTPFFIKTLGTNDYGLWLLTLSILGWFNVIDLGFPAAVQRQVTIALEKKNDTHINTIFSTSIMLFGTLGAISSLGLFAVAQFPEILDVNNANQITFSAITTVLIIKVLWDFFMNAFHGFFSGMLRYDIDANISSFNSIVKAVLVFILIPEMHIWGAVAATLVADFLSNILKIVYVKKLYPPLVFRLSLISVSELKELFHFSKHVIASGVASSINTKSAPILVTKLFELTLVPIYSIANRLSTLVEGFAKSISAIFQPVFTRMVARKENMEVMFHEVSLINITVYSILYQTLFVFGGVFIILWVGKEFEDSVWLMNILVFTFLCRALSWSTKAVLLAQANHKLLALTNLSGAICNIISSIVLSHYFGLIGIALGSAIGFFMTDVVFNLLLLKRYNNFNLTPVLKGFLLSIVLTYSVGIIGQYLLANYMAHNWLMLITSGIVLCPFIVLINWLVLLNKDIKQKTITTIAAKLPFLKAT
- a CDS encoding phenylacetate--CoA ligase family protein, whose amino-acid sequence is MDFYTPLFRHVIMPVYDKIKGKNLIPLLNEYQQHLTWNSEQLQQWQWLELQKLLKHAFEHTTFYPKIWKNAGIESFQDIQSFADFEKLPLVTKSDIRTHYKEFTSDIHPNNVKKSTGGSTGQPFTFELDLTSNTRREAVMWRGYGWLGAGLGVKTLYLWGADLGNPSQAKSIKNALYHGFYHRKMLNSFAMNQNNMQSYIDDINQYQADAIVSYVNPLYELARYVLTHNCQVKAPKRILTGAEQLHDFQRDTIEKAFKAPVYNTFGCREFMLIAAECQQQRNLHINSDHLIVEVVDQQQKSVIGESGDLVITDLYNYGMPLIRYINGDKATLENSTCSCGNPLPLISSIDGRKLDIIKTPSGATIPGELFPHMFKEFNGIERFQVIQKELDRITIKLVCNEQFSPQNEQAIYDEINKYSKNDLMINIEKVAEIPLTKTGKHRVTICEV
- a CDS encoding glycosyltransferase — its product is MKSSQTKLLIITNLFPLPWEPNRATFNKQQFEALATAYDLYFIIPIAFIDWFKHRKEIKQTSNKRYVPYFFTPKIGRRLYSLYMFLSIVCHSGFWLKQLRPQKILASWAFPDAVASSWLSKLFKADFYFKVHGSDIDIQCQHQARAQQVVKMSKTAKGILSVSQALATKMIALGIDKDKIQVIYNGVNHEKFTQPTAAPYSNDYLLFIGNLKYDKGVMELLNGFNKVHQTHPKLHLVFAGNGVMKNQIMALCKQYNISDKVTLLGAINHDEIPQWLNHCTALALPSYHEGVPNVLLEAMACGKPVIATKVGGIPEIINESICGKLIEKENDLAVADAINFILANHWNKCAIQKHSQQFSWQKNKTQLIELIESK
- a CDS encoding glycosyltransferase family 4 protein, whose protein sequence is MNILFHHRTRGKGAEGVHIRGVTKGLRQLGHQVSILSLPGAEPETEEDQSAKKQIPPKKSGLVASLTNLTKYTPEFVFELIEILFNIISAFRVRKAVNETNAEMIYERYSLFLFSSVWWAKKRNIPIVLEINDSCLVHRVRKLFFVSLAKKFERWIFKNATGLVFISSEFQQIAQQEFGEIAPSVISPNAADLDAFIIDDEKATKLRQQLNINDKTVIGYVGAFVHWHGIDWFVDIIADKLKQYPDIVLLLIGDGVSFAPIQQRIKQADIENQVILTGRVDHKEVSTYLSAMDFGILPDSNNYGSPMKLFEFMAMGKGMVAPDFTPIAEVVKDNETSWLFAAGDRQACIDKTLAIAENNALQKQVGKNARSYIENERQWKHNAQQLLSLISL